The Pseudomonas nunensis genome includes the window CAGTTTCCTAAACAGTTCCTGGCCTTGACCGGCGAACACACCCTGTTCCAGCAAACCCTGGAACGCCTGGTGTTCGAAGGCATGGACTCCCCGATCGTGGTCTGCAACAAGGACCACCGCTTCATCGTCAACGAGCAACTGAACAATCGTAAGCTCGAAGTTCAGCGCATCCTGATGGAACCGTTCGGCCGCAACACCGCGCCGGCCGTGGCCCTGACCGCGATGATGCTGGTCAATGAAGGTCGCGACGAGTTGATGCTGGTGCTGCCAGCCGACCACGTCCTCGAAGACCAGAAAGCCCTGCAACGCGCGTTGGCCCTGGCCACCGTTGCGGCCGAAAACGGCGAGATGGTGCTGTTCGGCGTACCGGCCACCAAACCGGAAACCGGCTACGGCTACATCAAGTCGACCAATGACTCGCTGCTGCCTGAAGGCGTCAGCCGTGTTTCGCACTTCGTCGAAAAACCTGACGTCAAGCGCGCCACCGAATACGTCGAGTCCGGCGGTTATTTCTGGAACAGCGGCATGTTCCTGTTCCGCGCCAGCCGCTTCCTCGAAGAACTGAAAAAGCACGATCCGGACATCTACGACACCTGCCTGCTGACCCTTGAGCGCAGCGAGCAAGATGCCGACACCATCACCTTCGACGAAGCCACTTTCGCCTGCTGCCCGGACAATTCCATCGACTACGCCGTGATGGAAAAAACCCAGCGCGCCTGCGTCGTACCGTTGACCGCTGGCTGGAGCGATGTCGGTTGCTGGGCGTCGTTGTGGGAAGTGAATGAAAAAGACGCCAACGGCAACGTGTCCAAAGGCGACGTGGTCATCCAGGACAGCAGAAACTGCATGATCCACGGCAACGGCAAACTGGTGTCGGTGATTGGCCTGGAAAACATCGTGGTCGTCGAAACCAAGGACGCCATGATGATCGCCCACAAGGACTCGGTCCAAGGCGTGAAACAGATGGTCAACACCCTCAACGAACAGGGCCGCAGCGAAACCCAGAACCACTGCGAAGTCTATCGTCCGTGGGGTTCCTACGACTCGGTGGACATGGGCGGCCGCTTCCAGGTCAAGCACATCTCGGTCAAGCCGGGCGCGTGCCTGTCGCTGCAAATGCACCACCACCGCGCCGAACACTGGATCGTGGTCAGCGGCACGGCTGAAGTGACCTGCGACGAGAACGTGTTCCTGCTTTGCGAAAACCAGTCGACCTACATCCCGATCGCCTCGGTCCACCGTC containing:
- a CDS encoding mannose-1-phosphate guanylyltransferase/mannose-6-phosphate isomerase, with the protein product MIPVILSGGSGSRLWPLSRKQFPKQFLALTGEHTLFQQTLERLVFEGMDSPIVVCNKDHRFIVNEQLNNRKLEVQRILMEPFGRNTAPAVALTAMMLVNEGRDELMLVLPADHVLEDQKALQRALALATVAAENGEMVLFGVPATKPETGYGYIKSTNDSLLPEGVSRVSHFVEKPDVKRATEYVESGGYFWNSGMFLFRASRFLEELKKHDPDIYDTCLLTLERSEQDADTITFDEATFACCPDNSIDYAVMEKTQRACVVPLTAGWSDVGCWASLWEVNEKDANGNVSKGDVVIQDSRNCMIHGNGKLVSVIGLENIVVVETKDAMMIAHKDSVQGVKQMVNTLNEQGRSETQNHCEVYRPWGSYDSVDMGGRFQVKHISVKPGACLSLQMHHHRAEHWIVVSGTAEVTCDENVFLLCENQSTYIPIASVHRLRNPGKIPLEIIEVQSGSYLGEDDIERFEDIYGRSTPIERGVSVKTIAQ